From the genome of Candidatus Lokiarchaeota archaeon:
ATCTGCAGAAGTTGGATAACATACACGAATGCATTCCAACCAACCAAAATCCACTGATACATGAACAATGCAATTGGTTCTGATTGATAGAATAGCAAGTAGAGCATACCAAAGAAGATTAGAAACACAGCGGCAAATCCGGCGTAATCAACACCCTTGAAACCGATGTCTTCAATATATGTGCGTTCTTTCTTCGCTCCGAATGCTCGAGCGTTGATAGCAACCTCCAAGTCCATAGCCTTTCGAAACATCAAGAGTAGAAGAGGCGTTACAATTGGCACATAGGCCCTACGCAATTTTTGATAGAAATTGGCCTTCTCGATGTCAAAAGCGCGTATTTTCTGTGCATCAATGATAGCCTGCCAGCTTTCCTGCACGAGAGGTACGAATCTCATCGCAGTAACAAGCATGAAAATCATTTTCTGAGGTACACGAATCTTCGCTAGTGCCGCGTTTAGTCGGCTCATAGATGTGGTCATGGTGAATATAGGCAGCACCGTAACAACAGCTATGATTCTTGTACTAACAAGAAAGCCAAACATGACACCTCCGATTGTGAGTTGTCCGTAATTCGTACCAGTACCCGGTACAGGATAGTCGAAAAGTTGGAGGATAACAGTTTGATCTCCCAACCTATACGTAAGACCCTGCACAATCATCAGGAATAGAACCATCCATTTCATCAAGCTAAGGAGGAATCCCAAGCTTCGTAGTTCTACTCTTCCTGCCATCCACCAAGCGGCACCCACAAGAATCCAGAGAAAGACTATGCTCAAGTCTGTAATCTCATCTATGAGCAAAGCAAATATCAGTGCTGTACCGACATAGGCGAGCTTCACAAGTGGATTCATTTTGTCAAGGTATGTATCTTTCGGGACATATTGAAACGCCATTCTTAGGCACCTCCTCTCTCAATAACATCAACCATTTCATCCACCGTGAGAAGCAGATCCTTGATGCCGTAGTCCTTCAGTTTCTCTGCTAGTTGTGATATTTGAGGTGGAGTGATGTCTGCTTGTTCCATAATATCATGCATTCCGAATACTTCTCTGGTAGGGGCATCGGCTACTTTCTTACCATCTGCTAGTACTATTGTTCTTGGAGCGTATGTAGCCATCAGCTCCATATCATGGGAAATCATCAGTATGGTCTTGTCTTCCTTCTGCATATCTTTCGCAATCTGACAGATTCGGTGTCGCCCACGATAATCTTGAGCTGTAGTTGGCTCGTCGAGGATTAGGATTTCAGGACCCATGGCGATGCCTGCTGCGGCCGCCAGTTGCCTCCTGTTTCCAAAACTAAGCCTGAATGGAAAAATCTCCCTTTTGTCCTCGAGATTGGCACGTTTCAGCGCATCATCAACACGCTTTTCGATTTCTTCCTCGGGCAATTTGAGATTCTCAAGACCGAAACGAATCTCCTTCTCAGCACTAATACTAAAGAGCTGGAAGTCAGGATTCTGGAGTATTAACTGAATTGTTTTTGCCAATTCTCCAGTAGTCATCTTGCTAACATCATTTCCAAGAGCGTTAACTTCACCCTCGGTAGCATCAAGTAGACCGAGGAAGTGTTTGACTAATGTTGTTTTGCCAGAACCATTCTGGCCGATGATAGAGACAATTTCTCCCTTCTTTATGTCTATGTCCACACCTCTAAGTGCTGTAACAGGTTCTCTACCTTCATAGACATGTACAAGGTCAGAAGTTTCCAGAACAGTCTCTTCAGATGGTTGTTCGTACTTGGGAGGTTCTTTCCAATCTATCTTGATGAAGCCCTGGTCCAGCAAATCAGTAAGAAAATCATAGGCTTCATCCAGGGTTATAGGAATGCCGCCTCGTCGCTGATACTGTTCTTCGAAACCGGGGATCTTGTCAGCAAGACGTTTGCAGAGAATCGTCACCTGAGGTGGATTCACTCCAATTGAGTCTAGCTTCTCAACATGTGAGAACACTTCTCTTGGAGATCCTGTTTCAACAAGTTCACCTTCGTTGAGCACAATCACCCGATCCGCGAATTCGGCCACTTTCTCTGTCTTATGACTGGTAATAACGATGGAAAGATCCTCTTCCTTTGTCAAACCATTCAATGTATCCAAGACTTCAGCTGTTCCCACTGGGTCCAACTGGCTTGTAGGTTCATCCAGAACAAGAAGATCTGGGAGCATAGTCAAACCAGCTCCAAAAGCCACTCTTTGTTTCTGGCCACCGCTCAAATCAGCTGGCCTTCGTTCGTGCAATCCCTCCAATCCACAAACTTTCGACGCGAAATCAATTCTATCCAGGATTTCATCTTTCGGAACAGCAAGATTTGCTGGTCCAAATGCTAATTCTGATTTCACGTCGTTGGTCACAAACTGGCTCTCGGGGTCTTGAAGAACCATGCTGACATGTTGGGATAGCTCGATTATCGGAGTTTCCCATGGATCCAAATCAGCTACTGTGATTTTGCCTTTCTCAGTACCTGCATAGACCATCGGAATAACTCCATTCAGATGGAAACAGAGTGTGGTCTTTCCAGCCCCATTTGCACCCATTACTGCTATGACCTCTCCTCGGTTAATAGTAAAAGAGACGTCCTTCAGAGCAGTTGGGCCTCGCTCATAGGTGAAAGTTACTCTGTCGACTTTAACTAATTCATTAGTTGCCATAAACGATATCCTTCCGCAATATTTCATTGACGTCGAAAACCGGGTCCAAACTGGTCAAATAAAAGTCAGAAGACACCGGCTGTCTAAGCCGGTGTCCGTGTATACTAATATATAGGTTACCAAATCGCTCTTGGTATTCTTGGCAGGCCACTGCGCTCTAATGCTTCAACCACAGGTACAGCAATAATCGATGTGATAATTGCCATAGCTGGTACCCAAGGCATATACGCGATGTGAGTAGCGATGCCCAAGGCCACAGAGTACTCAAGAATTAGCCAGTAGATTGTACCCCATGGAATGTACCATGCCATCAGACCCATCAGCACGGCCAAGAAGACAGCGAGATATCTCTTGGGTCTATCTTCTCCACGTGCCCACTCTGGTATGAATTTGGTGCCAAGTGGTGTTATCAATAGGATAAGCCAAGGCAGCCAATAGTACAGAGCAAGGATGGAAACTAGTGGATCCCAGGCATATTCACCAGTTCCTGTGCCAACTCCCGGAAAGATGAATGGGAATACAGTGGCAAAAATACCTGTAACAATCCAGAAGATTATTGCCATTCCCATGAACTTCTTGTCATCGGCATTGAGTGCAAATGCAGTATAGAATGCGGGCAGTACACCCGTTAGCAAGATGTCAAGAGGTCCGAGAGGAAATGTTGCAGGACTAATGAACATACCAACAGTCCCGCCGATTACAGCTGCAAGAATACCGCCAATGGGACCAAGGACTAATGGTCCGATTGCCGAGAACACCACTGACAGTGGCACGAAACCGCCACCGCCAACATATGGGAAGATCGGTACAAGAGCTAGTGCGCCTTGAATAGCACCATAAACGGCTATGAAGGCAATGCTAGCTCCACCGTATCCCATTGGAGCTCTTTCTCTTTCTCTTACGCGTTCTTCTTCTGCCAGTTTTATCTCCTCCGCTTAGGAG
Proteins encoded in this window:
- a CDS encoding ATP-binding cassette domain-containing protein, which codes for MKYCGRISFMATNELVKVDRVTFTYERGPTALKDVSFTINRGEVIAVMGANGAGKTTLCFHLNGVIPMVYAGTEKGKITVADLDPWETPIIELSQHVSMVLQDPESQFVTNDVKSELAFGPANLAVPKDEILDRIDFASKVCGLEGLHERRPADLSGGQKQRVAFGAGLTMLPDLLVLDEPTSQLDPVGTAEVLDTLNGLTKEEDLSIVITSHKTEKVAEFADRVIVLNEGELVETGSPREVFSHVEKLDSIGVNPPQVTILCKRLADKIPGFEEQYQRRGGIPITLDEAYDFLTDLLDQGFIKIDWKEPPKYEQPSEETVLETSDLVHVYEGREPVTALRGVDIDIKKGEIVSIIGQNGSGKTTLVKHFLGLLDATEGEVNALGNDVSKMTTGELAKTIQLILQNPDFQLFSISAEKEIRFGLENLKLPEEEIEKRVDDALKRANLEDKREIFPFRLSFGNRRQLAAAAGIAMGPEILILDEPTTAQDYRGRHRICQIAKDMQKEDKTILMISHDMELMATYAPRTIVLADGKKVADAPTREVFGMHDIMEQADITPPQISQLAEKLKDYGIKDLLLTVDEMVDVIERGGA